A window of the Ferrimicrobium sp. genome harbors these coding sequences:
- a CDS encoding class I SAM-dependent methyltransferase has product MGDRHSLITNSAFVHTNQRDPYASATHDLVSRVKSLAVDSIADIGCGDAGITDVLAVSLGPQVTVYAVDQDPDVLVHNWRNRADASVIEVVQDVNDLRLPRLVDVIVSRFLLIDLVTPLEAIRQMRSWLRPGGHLVLLEPITSTGRVNHQPLRVDSAEIVNPDIGIELAGLLEVTDFSGIELFATTPVGVGESLVGRYLGAMTGNDPDPRDFVALPTLVTAWGRRPLDG; this is encoded by the coding sequence GTGGGCGATCGCCACTCTCTTATAACTAATTCCGCATTTGTTCACACGAATCAGCGAGATCCCTATGCGTCGGCGACCCACGACCTCGTCTCCCGCGTCAAAAGCCTTGCAGTCGACTCCATCGCAGACATTGGATGCGGTGACGCTGGTATCACCGATGTACTTGCGGTATCACTTGGTCCCCAAGTGACCGTCTACGCCGTCGATCAGGATCCCGACGTGCTTGTCCACAATTGGCGCAACCGGGCCGACGCTTCGGTGATCGAAGTGGTCCAAGACGTCAATGATCTCAGACTGCCACGCCTCGTCGATGTAATCGTGAGTCGCTTTTTGCTCATCGACCTGGTAACCCCGCTCGAAGCGATTCGACAGATGCGCTCCTGGCTCAGGCCAGGTGGGCATCTCGTCCTGCTCGAGCCGATCACCTCCACGGGCCGCGTCAACCACCAACCTCTCAGGGTCGACAGCGCTGAGATCGTTAATCCCGACATCGGCATAGAGCTCGCCGGACTCTTGGAGGTAACTGATTTCAGCGGCATCGAACTTTTTGCCACAACACCCGTCGGCGTAGGGGAGTCGTTGGTGGGACGCTATCTTGGCGCCATGACCGGCAACGATCCTGATCCAAGGGACTTCGTCGCGCTGCCGACGCTCGTCACGGCGTGGGGCCGCCGTCCGCTCGACGGGTAA
- a CDS encoding MaoC family dehydratase translates to MTTIDRPFGRALEDFVVGDVYRHWPGKTITEADDHLFCMITMNHHPLHTDAYFAEQSTVHGRNVVVGNLVYSVVLGMSVPDVSGSAIANLEVESLVHRKPTFHGDTIYAQSRVLAVEPSKSKPDRGIVTVETFGYNQDGDEVVSFRRKVMVWRRDALPTRQFPYPNET, encoded by the coding sequence GTGACGACCATTGACCGGCCATTCGGGCGTGCATTGGAGGACTTTGTGGTCGGTGACGTGTACCGTCACTGGCCTGGCAAAACGATCACTGAGGCTGATGATCATTTGTTTTGTATGATCACGATGAACCATCATCCTCTCCACACCGACGCGTACTTTGCCGAGCAATCGACCGTGCACGGTCGAAACGTAGTGGTGGGCAACCTGGTTTATTCGGTGGTGCTCGGGATGAGTGTGCCGGATGTCTCTGGATCTGCGATTGCTAATCTCGAGGTCGAGTCGCTCGTGCATCGCAAGCCGACGTTTCATGGCGATACGATCTATGCGCAATCACGCGTATTGGCCGTGGAGCCTTCGAAGTCGAAGCCTGATCGTGGCATTGTCACCGTTGAGACCTTTGGTTACAACCAAGATGGCGATGAAGTGGTCTCATTTCGTCGCAAGGTAATGGTGTGGCGACGAGACGCTTTGCCGACACGACAGTTTCCGTATCCCAACGAGACCTGA